The Vespa velutina chromosome 15, iVesVel2.1, whole genome shotgun sequence DNA window tttttaacgttaagaaagaaaaagtattaatctCTATGATCATCCATGTAACAacgtatattacataaataatctCTTACGGtctttgtaattataaatgcaTCAATCTCTATaatggaaattaatttatattagttaactcgtattattaattattttagctcaatttattaatcacatatatagctttttttcttcctctttttttgttttttaatgaattaaaaacgaattaaGGAATTAAAATCGGTTTCGATCgaagagattaaaaatatttttttttctttttcattatttataaaattaaacggattaatttgaaatataaaaattcaattattatcacttatttttatcaatatataatgataataaaaaaaaaaaatatcaagaaagGTATTCGATATGGGAGGAAATATATTACGCGAAATTATTCTTGCGAGTGGTAATGCGTGTTGAAGGACGATTTCGAGTTACGATGTCTATCCATCTAAGGAACAATAGAAAGTTCAATAACCGCTGTTAAATACTCCTTttctaaaaacaataatattttgccATTTGTCAgtttctttcgtcctttttaaTATCACCTTTGTATTTATCGTTTACAAAAGATTCAAATGAAACGGAATCGTAATATAAGAATCGCAATTTGTAAATaaggaaattaaaagaaatagagaaaagctattagtaattatattatgacTAATAGTTTACTTTCATTTCACGTGAAGGACCTTTATGTCTGTATTTATAGCAATTTCTTGGAAATTCAATGTACGAAGAATATTATATCGCGAATATAAACGacgaaaacgatgaaaatgtaattttaaaatatggaGTAATAcgtcgttttatatatatatatatatatatatatatatatatatatatatatatatatgtatacacacatactcgtttataattaataaccataaaatCAATTCTTCGATCGACTGATATAAATggattttatgtaatataagaGTATATTTAAATCTAGATGAGTGTCAGGTCAACGAACGCAAATTTTCTTACTAATGctattatattcgtataaacACGAATAAACAATGTAAAATTTAGTATTAATGTCGAAGAATACCTACAATTCGATGCATCCGCGAACAGGTCGACCATCTTTGTTTCGTAACGTGCAAtctatcttcttttgttttcttatacatatgtacttggCGCGTTTTCCTACTGTTTTTCATTCGCCATGATACGTTTTACAAATCGcagaatatatcaaaatattcctTGTTCTATCGacgtttatttatagatattaattatgaacgaaatcaatcaaataaatatataaaacgaacaaacgtGTTATGACGATTAgaactttaataaaaatcattcgaataattgaataaaaggaaagctTACTTTTTTCGAAGTTTGAACTCGAATGACGTTCACCTAAAGATGATAAATGACGTCgaggatgacgatgataataaccaaTAAAAATCActctttttgatatttttaattctcttattCTAATTTCACAAAAGTCTACACACTTGATACACGTTGttcgaattttcaaaaatctatTGATCGATGTtccaaagaagaataaaataagacataagaaaagatatatatatatatatatatatatatatatatatataataaaataacacgtAAAAGATAGCGAGGAAAAGGAGaccgagagaaaaaggagcCGAGAACGACCTGCCTCCTTACGTAGCCGTTTGAAAACTCGTGCAACACGCTTCGTGCGAACGTCGCGATACTCTACCTTCCCCCTCCTTCCCAGCTCGCTACAGCTATTCCCGCGCGCGACCTTCCCCCCACCCCACTACACTCCTGCGCGCGCATAACGCGATCGTGTATACAAGGAAACATCTCATCTAACTACCACCACCGTCGCTATCATAATTTACACCCTACTCCTGCCTTCATAACTAACGTATTTCAACGCACTTGTTTccttaaaaaaacaaaaaaaaaaaaaaaacgaaaaaaagaaagaaaaacgaaaagataaaattaaaaggaagaaatagtaTATGATTTACGAACTTTCCCTTTTTGCTCATAAAACGTTCCTTCTAATTAACGTACACGTTTCTatacgacgataacgatatcaatgtttatttcgattaaaacttaatatattatagatcttttattttctcaggaataatttgatattatatacgtacatgtgcatttttcgaaaattcaaatatttgttaaatatatatatatatatatatcgacattattttctttaattatatattttaaatgtttatcgaattattactttttctctctttaattactattaatttaaaatttcaataaattatttaatcgtaaattagatcgttttactttataatatttgaaaataatcgttCCTAAAGAGGTTAAGAACGCCTGgttatataaaaaacgaaaactgAAGTGCATTTTCTGAGAAGTTGGAGTAACAAAAACTAGAAGTACAGAGTAAGAAAACGTCGAAGGGACCGGTTGAAAACTTGTCATGTACGGAGCTCAAAATAAGTGGCCCATTTACAAACTCCATGTACAtgaatatatacgtacttacatagaACGACgagtttctttcgaatttcaaATGCGTTTCATGATACAAAGTTAcgaaagagtatatatatatgcatcatatatatgtatataatatgtacatatatatatatatatatatatatatatatatatatgcacgtatatacacaGGGCCATTTTGAACTGCTAGCCGGCCCTATCAATACGCACTGAGAGTAGATTCATAACCTAACCTACCTACCAAATCTCGACCCTATTCACACACATTCAAATTGCACCGCCAGATGATAGGTTTCGTGAAATTTATTCAAActtgacaaataaaataaagaattttcaatataaatgagATGTAACACTTTcacaaaataatatgtaaataaatcaattatttcgcACTCATTATTCTCATTAAGAATGAATATCTCCAGAAGTTACtcactttataaattttatttgttcatcAATTGTTTTGTGCTtctctagtttttttttctttttttttttttttttaaataaattttctgtattacatcttgtaaattatatttatgtgaatttgtaaaataaataaataaaaatgccaATAACATGTCAAGGCAATGACAATTGGTAAGTCTATGATAggaatttaacattttttttttttgttcattacaatgtttcttttttttctttattatagttcaGTATGCATGCCATGTACTCCTTATTCTCCATGTTCACCATGTACTATTTGGAGACAATATTCCCCATGGATTCAATGTCCACCAAAATTTGGTTCACCTTGTAAAGTCAAACCTAAAATTACTACCTCTGTAAGATTTGGTGGATTGAAATATGAAGCACGTAATGTTTTACCAACTCCACCTGTTCTGTGCAGTCCACCACCATTTTATCCTATTCTTGCTGGTTAGTTATCTTCTGCtatctttaaattatatactattctatataattatctgttattttttaattcttaggCACTTATCCTTTCTGTAATTGGTAAAGTCCATGTGCTAAATCATCTGTTTTAATAATACTATCGATACCTTGACACATTTTGCTactttattagtattattgaaataagtattttgttaaaaagaaaataaacattgtGTGAAACTGCAGAATAGGTATCATTAAACTATTAACTAAacttgtattatttttgttgtccTTTTACGtatctattataatgattCTACAAAGGTAAAAGGTTTATACTTTTACAAGAAAAATTCACGCccaaacattttaatttattattttacacatTCACATTAAGAAAAACTTGATTAGAGTACGTCAGTGTCTCTTGTACCGTTTATGTCAGTATAACTACAACTTAGGAGTTTACAGTGCTAAAATGTATGGCATTCCAAACACTTGCACCTTCTTCTTTGATAGCTCATAGTTCTAACGACACACGCGATAAAATGTTCcgtatttcataaattaatgTGCTAAGGATGCTTGTATCTCACAACGAtcctttttcaaaatatacaaaaaagaaaaaaaaaatctttctcatGTTGCATTCTTTCCTTTGTCTTGCCAAGTCTTTAACTTTAGCATAGATGTAGAAAAGACACATCACGATATCTGTATTCCACTAACAATCATGACAACATCCAAAGTTCTCGAGTGTGTATCACCACTGACCAGATTATTTAGATGGATATGTTGCCTTTTTATTTCAGCCACAagtaaaaatttcttacatCTTGCTAAAGCCTTTGGTAGGGTTTCCTGTCCGTGAAGAGGTTCTTGAGGAAATACACTTGTCCTATAGGGATAGATAGAATAGCTACGGTTTCCATCATGGACCACCATAAAACCCGTTCATTCAAATCTTCAGCTCGTTTACGACCTTGAGCTTCTCTTAATCGATGATGCGTTTGGTAatcaagaatattatttagattttcATGGATTACTTGTGCCGATGACTCCATCTAAAGagtaacaataaaatagagatatatttattatgttatatctATCTCAATAATTTAAACGACATTCTTATACTTACTTGAGTCATAACAGTGACATGCTCTCCTAAACCGGGAAGTGGTAATTCATTTCCAACTTGGAAATCCATATATACAAGCTTATGGGAGAATGTAGAAAACTCATTACTAAAACATACTTTATATACTCCTGACATAGTTGGTATGAATGGATGAGAGTCAAATTGTGTTTTCACTtgtttataaatgatttctttattcGGTGCCTCTAATGTAACATCTACGTCGTATTGACCTCCAGTTACTACctaatttaatagaaaataaaacgatattatcagTAAATATAGgtactttattaaataaatgtactaatGCGtcttataaaatgttattaaatgtTGATTTATCTTacgtaattttcaaatatacatacgtatgaaaattataacggAATAAGTTCAATTAAAAGGACAGATATGTACAAACCTGAAATTCAAGTGTTGAGGAAacattcttttcaatttcttgATAAAAACATTCTTTTGCATTATCAGACAATTCGAAGCTTAACTCGACGCCACCCGTAAGTAAAATAGTGTGAAAAAGCATTGAAACAATAAGCATCCATGTCGACCAGTAATCCAttcttcgtttcatttaatttatctaattattatt harbors:
- the LOC124954470 gene encoding transmembrane emp24 domain-containing protein 7, which codes for MKRRMDYWSTWMLIVSMLFHTILLTGGVELSFELSDNAKECFYQEIEKNVSSTLEFQVVTGGQYDVDVTLEAPNKEIIYKQVKTQFDSHPFIPTMSGVYKVCFSNEFSTFSHKLVYMDFQVGNELPLPGLGEHVTVMTQMESSAQVIHENLNNILDYQTHHRLREAQGRKRAEDLNERVLWWSMMETVAILSIPIGQVYFLKNLFTDRKPYQRL